The following coding sequences are from one Papaver somniferum cultivar HN1 unplaced genomic scaffold, ASM357369v1 unplaced-scaffold_74, whole genome shotgun sequence window:
- the LOC113344146 gene encoding late embryogenesis abundant protein Lea14-A-like, whose translation MAELFDKAKNFVADKVGAIKKPEADLDVDVHKMGLHEVTLMANISITNPYSHSIPICEVRYTLFSAGKEILSGTMPDPGDIEENDVTLLKVPVKVPYNILMTIAKDLGRDWDIDYEVRVGLIVDLPIFGNITIPLSKKGEIKLPTASSIFGGGDDDSKDKNDDE comes from the exons ATGGCAGAATTATTTGACAAAGCTAAGAACTTTGTAGCAGACAAAGTTGGAGCTATCAAGAAACCAGAAGCTGATTTAGATGTTGATGTCCATAAAATGGGTTTACATGAAGTCACTTTAATGGCAAACATATCAATCACTAATCCATATAGCCATTCCATTCCTATCTGTGAAGTCAGATACACCTTATTCAGTGCTGGCAA GGAAATCTTGTCCGGAACAATGCCAGAtccaggtgatattgaggagaaTGACGTGACATTGCTCAAAGTACCGGTGAAAGTGCCGTATAATATACTGATGACTATAGCAAAGGATTTAGGAAGAGATTGGGATATTGATTATGAAGTGAGAGTAGGTCTTATTGTTGATTTACCAATCTTTGGTAATATTACGATTCCACTATCTAAGAAAGGAGAAATCAAACTCCCAACTGCTTCTAGTATTTTTGGTGGAGGAGATGATGATTCAAAGGACAAGAATGACGATGAATGA